The genome window CGATCGGCACTTCGCGCTGGCGGCGCGAGGGCTTGTCGAGCAGCGCCGCGGTCCTGAGGCTCGCGGGTTCCCGCATCCTCAGGCACTGGACCAGGTAGTCGAGCGTCAGGCCGGTGTCGACGATGTCCTCCACGATGATCACGTCGCGCCCCTCGGGGCTCTCGTCCAGGTCCTTCAGGAGGCGGACTTCGCCGCTCGTCCGGGTGGTCAGCCCGTAGCTCCCCACGGCGATGAAATCGAACGACGCCTCCAGTTCGATGGCGCGCACGAGATCGGCGTGAAAGACGCTCGC of Acidobacteriota bacterium contains these proteins:
- the hpt gene encoding hypoxanthine phosphoribosyltransferase; amino-acid sequence: ASVFHADLVRAIELEASFDFIAVGSYGLTTRTSGEVRLLKDLDESPEGRDVIIVEDIVDTGLTLDYLVQCLRMREPASLRTAALLDKPSRRQREVPIDYLGFEIDDRFVVGYGLDYGQHYRNLPDIHLLGN